The genomic segment TGCACGTAGCGCATGCCCTGGTGCAATATCGTGAAGCTCCCGCCAGGGTCGACCGCGAAGCTCTCGGTGATGCAGCCGGCATAGTTGTCCAGCTCGGCAATCGATTCAGCACCGTTCCATAAGAGCAAGGCCGGCCGATCCGAGTCGTTGTCGACGCGAAACCGCATATTGTATTCGGCGTCCATCGCTACGCGAATCCACGGTCCCTCATCCAGACCGGCTTGTTGCTGAAAGGCGCGCAGCTCGGTCCATTCCTGCTGCTTGCGCAAATGGTAAAAAATATGCCGTTCGTTTCGCTGTATCTCCGGTAGCTGCGTCTCCTTCGCATACATCCCTTTTAACGTTAAAATGCCGTCCTCGCCGATTTGCGCGGCTAACTTCGATTGTTCCAATACGTCGCAGGACGTCAAGGCGCTCGTCCCGATGTCGTCGTACCCGCCTTTGACGAACCATGATGGCGCGTTCTCCAGGTCGCCGTACGGCTCTTCTCCATACACGCAGACGGCTCGAGCCGGCAAGTCTCCGGAGGTCCAGCTCTCGTCCGTCGGCAGCCACACCCCGTTTCCTTCCAGGAAGCCGATGCAGCCAACGCGCCGTTCGATTAGATGGACATTGACGTCCACAATCGGCATCGCCTCGTTGCAGACGATCTTCAATTCAATCCGATGAGGGCCAGGGGCGATCGTTTCAAGAAAGCCAATTTCCGTAAACGAAGCGAGATTGCCCGGATGCTCCGGCAACTCCCCGATCAGACGATCGTCCAAAGAAATCACGACATGGCCTGTCGCGGCCAAGTAGAGCTTTGGATCGTTTATCGCCGTTTCCACAAAAAAGCTTCTCTCCAACACGACCTGCATGCGATCGCTGCCGGCTTCGTGCCAGATCCACTTCGGTACCGCTTGGTCAGCCACGCCCTTCAGTCCCTTCCATTCACCTTTAACCTTTGATGCCCGTCGAGACGACCGTACCCGAGATCAGCTTCTTCTGCGCGAAGAAAAAGACGAGAATGACCGGGACGACCGCCAGGCTGCAGGCCGCCATCAGCTGCGCCGTCGTAATCGAACCGATGGTTGCGCCGCCTGCTTCGCCAGGGGACAATGCATACAATCCGAGCGCCAGGGTAAAGCTTTTTTCCTTGCTTAAATAAATCAACGGCCCCATAAAATCGTTCCAGGTCGACATGAATACGCCGATGGCCACAACCGTCAGTCCCGGCCTGCACAGCGGCATGGAAATGCGCCAAAAAATATGCCAGAGATTCGCGCCGTCGATTTTGGCGGCCTCGTCGAAATCGTGGGGAAGCGTCGCGAAAAACTGCCGGAGCAAAAAAATGTTGAACGCTCCGCCGCCAAAAAAAGTCGGCACGATCAGCGGGAGCAGCGTATTGGTCCAATTCAGCTTGCTGAACAGCACGTAAACCGGAATCATCGTCACCGCGCCCGGCAGCATCATCGTCGCGAGTACGATGCCGAATATGAGATTGCGATAGGGAAACCGCAACCGGGCGAATCCGAATGCGCAAAAAGCGGCCGACAGCGTGCCCCCGACAACACTGAAAAAGACGACGATGCCGGTGTTGCCGATATAAGAAAGAAATGGCTTGATGGTCCAAATTTCCGAATACGCTTCTGCCGTGAATTGCGTCGGAAAGACGACCGGCGGAACCTTATATAGATCGTCGAGTCCCATAAAGCTGCGGGCGACCATCCAGATCAGCGGAAACAGAAAAACGACCGCGCTTCCCAGCAGCAAGGCATACAGCACCAACGAAGATTTAACGGGCAATCTCATCTATCTGACCTCTCCTTCGTAATGGACCCAGGATCGGCTCGTTCTAAAGATGAATGCCGTCAGCAGCAGCACGATAACGAACAGCACCCATGCCAGCGACGAAGCATATCCCATCTCCAGCGTGCGAAACGCCTTCTTGTAAATCATCACCATGAGAAAGTTGCTTGCGTTGAGCGGCCCGCCCGCCGTCGTCGCCATGACTTGGCCGAACACCTGGAACGAGCCGATAAAGCCCATGATCAAATTAAAAAAGATGACCGGCGTAATCATCGGAATCGTGATGGTCCAGAAGCGCCGCATCCGGGATGCGCCGTCCACGATCGCCGCTTCGTACAGCGGAGCGGGAATGCCCTGGAAGCCGGCCAGCCAGATAATCATCGATCCGCCCGCCTGCCACAGCCCCATAATGATGAGCGAAGGCATAACCGATTCCGGATGCGAGAACCAGCTGTACGGCGGCAATCCGACCATATCCAGCAACTTGTTCGCGAAGCCGTAAGTCGGGCTGTACAGCTGCTTCCACAATATGCCCAACGCCACGACCGGAACGACGACCGGCAAATAAAAGATCGTCCGGAACAAGCCGATGCCGGGCAGATTGCGATGAAGCAGCAGCGCCAGCAGAAAACCGATCAGGAGAGATGCAGGCACGGAAATGCCGGTAAAAATGCCGGTAATCTTTAAAGATTGCCAGAACTCCGGATCATGCAGCAATTTGTCGTAGTTGTCCGTGCCGACCCACTGCGGCGACTTGATAATATTGAATTTCGTAAAGCTGTAGTACAGAGACTGCAGTACGGGCCAAGCGGTGAACAGCAGTATGCCGACCGTCACGGGCGAAGTGAACAAATAGCCGGCGATCGCTTCGCGCACTTTTTTTGTGGATCTCATGTAGCTCTTCCCCTTTCCGCGTTCGGGCGGAGGAACTCCTGCTTGCCCCCCCCGCCCCGAAACTCCTGCTGCGCTGCCCTTCGGTTATTTCCAAGCCTTGTTAATGCGTTCTTCCCATTCCTTAAGCGCATCCTCCAACGGCAGCTTGCCCAGCAAATACTTGTTCATCGCGTCCTCGTAGCCGGCGTTCGATTCGTTGATCAGCGATACGGGGAGCTTCGCGCTCAAAATCGGAAGAATGTCGGCTTCAGGCTCGATCGTATACGACTCGACGTTCTTGCCCGCCACCGGACTGTTCCGCCATACGTCGTCGCCGGCCAGCGATTTGAGGACCGGAACCGAGTTGCCTGCCGAGTTAAAGGCCTTCTGGCCGGCCTCCGTCAGGAACATCGATACGAAAGCGCCCGCTTCATCCTTGTTTTTCGACTTCGAGCTGACGCTGTAGCCGCTCGTGCCGCCGCCGACCGCATGAACGGAAGGCAAGCGCGGGAAAGGTACGACATCCCATTCGAACCCTTTGGCTTTGGAGACGTCGTTGATGGAAGAGGCGACGGACTTCACCGCGAAGTAAAAGGCGACCTTGCCGGCCATGAACATGTCTTCCGGATATTGGCCGTTCGGGTCGAGCGCATAACCGTCCTTGGACAAATCCCACAGATCCTTTAATCCTTGGCCTACAAGCGGATCGGAAGCGACCTTTACCTTGCTGCCCGCTTCGTCGATCAGCTTGCCGCCGCGGCCCAGCGCGAACGGCGTCCATACCGCCCACCAGTGAATGTTGGAGTTGACCGCCCATTGCGTCGTCGTGCCCGAGGCATCCTTCTTCGTCAGCTTCTTGGCATAGTCCATGAACGTATCCCAGCTCCAGTCGTTTGACGGCAGCGGCAATCCGGCTTCCTTAAGCAGTGACGTATTGACCAGCGTGACGACATGCGCGTAATCCCGCGGGACCATGTACGTTTGGCCGTCTACTTTTCCCAGGTCGAGCATGCTGGGGTAAACGTCGGCGACGTCAACGCCATTCGGCTCGAAATACGCGTCGAGCGGAGCAAGGATGCCAAGATCCTGATACTCTCTTACCGAGGTATCCGGCAGCCAGAATACGTCCGGCAATTCGTTCGCCGCCGCCTGCGCGAGCACCTTCGCGTGCGGGTCCCCGACCATCTTCTCGACTTTGACCGTCACGTAAGGATATTTTTCTTTGAACGCGCTTACAACGGCTTCCACATTTTCAGACTCACCCGGCCATTCGGGTACGCCTACGCGAAGTTCGACCGGGTCATGCGACTTGCTTGCGTCCGATTGAACCGCTGCGCCGTTTCCGGTCACGCCGTTTGTATTCGTTTTCAAATTGTTGCTGTCCGAATTCCCCGCACATGCGGCACTCATCAGCATCGAACCGATCATGACCGTCGCCAATAATACTGTTTTCATTTTGCCTGCTTTCATTCGGTTAACCTCCTCGATTGTTCAGCTCGATTGAGATGACGTCTGACGATTGCAACTGCATTTAAAGCGGCTGCGGTTCGTGCCAGGCTTTCCTCCTTTTGTTTGCTTCCCCCTGTTTGATTGGTCAACGCTTAAGTAAAACAAATATAAAACGTTTTACTTTAACAATTTTATCCCCGGTCATTTAAATTGTCAATGCTAAAAACGACAGAGCTTAAGTAAAAAAAACAGCCTCCGTTCGGAAATTTCCCGGGCGATCGGGACATTCCGAACGAGGCTGCTTATTATCTGACTGGGACGAACGTGTTGCGGACGATGAGCTGCGCATCGATGACGATGTTTTCCGGCTCTACGCGACGGGTGTGGCCAATACGCTTGATCAGCAGACGCGCGGATTCCTTCGCGATCGTATTCGTCGGGATATGAATGGCCGAGATGCCGTAACTCTCCGCGAGCGGGCTGTCGTCGAACGTAATGATCGCTTTATCCCGATGGTCCAGTCCATGCTCTTTGAGCGATTCGAGCATGCCGATCGCGAGCAGGTTGGAACCGGCAATCAGGGCTGTCGGCGGTTCCTTCAGGCTAAGAAAATGCGTCATGGCCGCTTTGCCGCTCTGGATATCGCCGTTGCCGATCGATACATAGGATTCGTCGTAGGAAATATTGTGGCTGAGCAAGGCCTGGCGATAGCCCGAGTGACGGTCGCTGCTGACGAGGAATTCGATCGGTCCCGGGGAGGAAAAGGAAATCCGCGTATGGCCGGCTTTAATGAGCGATACGGTCGCCTGGTAGGCGGCATCCACGTTGTCTACGTCTACCCAGCTGCAGTAGACGCCTTCGGGCGGTCTGCTCATCAGGACATAAGGAAAATTAAGATCGTTGAGCGCCCGGAAGGTCGTCACGTCGTTAAGCGGCAGGAAAAACACAAGTCCGCGTACGATCCCGCTGCGAACGAGGTCGAGCACCTTGGTGCCGCCAAGCCCTTCCTCCCAGTCGAGCAGCATATTATACTTCTTTTCGTTGGCCACCTCGCCGATGCCGCCCAGGATGTCCATACCGACAAACGGCAAGAACTCGGTACCGGGCTTCGGGATGATAATGCCGATCGTATTTATTTTATTGCTCGTAACCAAGCCTTTCGCAAGCGCATTCGGCTTATAATTGAGCCTTTCGGCCGTCTCGATAATTTTGGCGCGGGTTTCTTCGGACAAGCTTCCTTTGCCGTTGAGCGCCAGAGAAGCGGCCGCGATCGATACGCCTGCCTCCTTGGCGACATCCTTGATAGTAGCCAAATAAACAACTCCTAAATCGTTTAATTAATAAAATGAACATAACACAGCGCAAGTAAAAGGCGCAAGAGCGAAGAAACTTCTCCCGCCCTTGCGCCTTCATCCCTTTAATCTTTAGCTAAGCTGATAGTGGTAAATTTCGATCTCCGACAATTGAAGACGATAGCTGCCGGGATCGTCGACGGTCGGCGTTCCGAGCTTCGTCACGAGTATGCGAACATGGCGGGCAGTTACCGGCGTGAAATTGTACTCCTTGGGAAAGCCGACGGGATTGCCCTGATTCGCGATCGTTGCGACCGTTCCGTAGCTCCCCCCGTCCGGCGCCGTCTGAATCGTGAAGTCGACGGGAAAGTTCGGCGATCCTCCCCCTACTGCCTCTGTAAATAGCCTCGGAAACAGCTTCACCTTGTCCACGGTCTGATCCGAACCGAGATCGATGTCGACCCAAACCGGCGAGGCGGAAATATTGGCAGCGCTATACGGGCTTGTCGTGTAACCGGCCGAACCGAATACCGGCGTCTCTATGCCATCCGTCAACCGCGACACGTCCCAATCGGCAATGACCAGCGAGTCGTTCGACGACACCGTCTTGAACCTGGCCAGATTGGGAATGTTGGATGCGCCCAGATTCGTGGACCCTCCCGGAACCTTCTGTGTCGTCCATGCGATATTATCGAACGAAACACTGCTTTTGACATTGGTGAGACTGACATATCCGCTTCCGAATACCGTATTCGGATCGTTCCAATCGATCTGCGGGCTTGCCACATTGCCGACGAACACCTGGATGTTGCCGCCATGCTTCATCACCTTCAAATGGACAAAGCCGGTCGTCGGATTCGTCCCCGTCGTGACTGGCTTCACGACCACCTTATTTTCAGTTCCGCCTTTATATAAAGAGACATTCCCGCTCGACTCCAGCAAGACCAGATAGCCGCTGTCAAAATAAGCGTCCGTGGGAAGCGTCTTTGCGAAGCTGAGCCCGGTCCAATTACCGGAGGTGCCGGCGTTTATTTTCACATCCGCCTCGATCACGCCATTGCCGAGCACCAGATTGTTCAGCGTGCTTGAACCGGGGTCCGCCGCAGCATTCGTTTGATTGTAAGTTCCGCCCGACACGGCCCAGGTCCCCGAATTCACGGTCCAATTGCCTGCGCCGGAAGCGAAGTCGTCACTGAAGTTGTTGATGGCCGCGACATTATCGAATGTCGCGCTGGCCAGCCGCGTTACCACGCCGAAATAACCGCTGTCATAATAAAGTCCGTTATCCGTCCAGTCGATTAGCGGCGAAGCGCTGCCGTTCGTGAACACTTTGATATTGCCTCCGCTCTTCACGACCTTCAGATGAACGGAGCCGGCAGTCGGATCCAGGCCGCTAGCCGTTTCTCCCGTGACCTGCCCCGTTCCGGCTTTGAACAGGGCCATGT from the Cohnella hashimotonis genome contains:
- a CDS encoding ABC transporter substrate-binding protein, with amino-acid sequence MKAGKMKTVLLATVMIGSMLMSAACAGNSDSNNLKTNTNGVTGNGAAVQSDASKSHDPVELRVGVPEWPGESENVEAVVSAFKEKYPYVTVKVEKMVGDPHAKVLAQAAANELPDVFWLPDTSVREYQDLGILAPLDAYFEPNGVDVADVYPSMLDLGKVDGQTYMVPRDYAHVVTLVNTSLLKEAGLPLPSNDWSWDTFMDYAKKLTKKDASGTTTQWAVNSNIHWWAVWTPFALGRGGKLIDEAGSKVKVASDPLVGQGLKDLWDLSKDGYALDPNGQYPEDMFMAGKVAFYFAVKSVASSINDVSKAKGFEWDVVPFPRLPSVHAVGGGTSGYSVSSKSKNKDEAGAFVSMFLTEAGQKAFNSAGNSVPVLKSLAGDDVWRNSPVAGKNVESYTIEPEADILPILSAKLPVSLINESNAGYEDAMNKYLLGKLPLEDALKEWEERINKAWK
- a CDS encoding carbohydrate ABC transporter permease translates to MRLPVKSSLVLYALLLGSAVVFLFPLIWMVARSFMGLDDLYKVPPVVFPTQFTAEAYSEIWTIKPFLSYIGNTGIVVFFSVVGGTLSAAFCAFGFARLRFPYRNLIFGIVLATMMLPGAVTMIPVYVLFSKLNWTNTLLPLIVPTFFGGGAFNIFLLRQFFATLPHDFDEAAKIDGANLWHIFWRISMPLCRPGLTVVAIGVFMSTWNDFMGPLIYLSKEKSFTLALGLYALSPGEAGGATIGSITTAQLMAACSLAVVPVILVFFFAQKKLISGTVVSTGIKG
- a CDS encoding LacI family DNA-binding transcriptional regulator; this translates as MVTSNKINTIGIIIPKPGTEFLPFVGMDILGGIGEVANEKKYNMLLDWEEGLGGTKVLDLVRSGIVRGLVFFLPLNDVTTFRALNDLNFPYVLMSRPPEGVYCSWVDVDNVDAAYQATVSLIKAGHTRISFSSPGPIEFLVSSDRHSGYRQALLSHNISYDESYVSIGNGDIQSGKAAMTHFLSLKEPPTALIAGSNLLAIGMLESLKEHGLDHRDKAIITFDDSPLAESYGISAIHIPTNTIAKESARLLIKRIGHTRRVEPENIVIDAQLIVRNTFVPVR
- a CDS encoding carbohydrate ABC transporter permease, which encodes MRSTKKVREAIAGYLFTSPVTVGILLFTAWPVLQSLYYSFTKFNIIKSPQWVGTDNYDKLLHDPEFWQSLKITGIFTGISVPASLLIGFLLALLLHRNLPGIGLFRTIFYLPVVVPVVALGILWKQLYSPTYGFANKLLDMVGLPPYSWFSHPESVMPSLIIMGLWQAGGSMIIWLAGFQGIPAPLYEAAIVDGASRMRRFWTITIPMITPVIFFNLIMGFIGSFQVFGQVMATTAGGPLNASNFLMVMIYKKAFRTLEMGYASSLAWVLFVIVLLLTAFIFRTSRSWVHYEGEVR
- a CDS encoding galactose-binding domain-containing protein, with the translated sequence MKTKWLSFVPAILLLLLCLPITASAVSSTTQQLAVVGSPGWDIYSGATIGGYRYGPSFIVNSDGSIDMWACSEGGSPLPYDYIRYQRSTDGGVTWGSNQIVLPPTAGSMDALSTCDPGVIKFGGYYYIAYTSTTNRGGTNNQIFVARSTSPTGTWEKWNGTGWGGNPQPFIVYDGSPLVYGAGQPSFVVKGSTLYIYYSWIDNNMNQMRVATASTANANWPGSLTFHGAGINKSSFEDATDVKYVEALDKFIGVQTNNWGSDVSYVEVYSSSNGFDFTKEYYMDGDHYARASNAGLSGDALGHIKATDSPFLSYAYGSFGATLNWNTRLTPITMSLKTSGSFSDNFSGGAGKWTAYQGSWSVSGGAYTQSSLTTDTAYAGVSETVFGNAIYDADVRITAAADPGEWAGLHIGKIKENDNFTQSGYLVFIRANGNMALFKAGTGQVTGETASGLDPTAGSVHLKVVKSGGNIKVFTNGSASPLIDWTDNGLYYDSGYFGVVTRLASATFDNVAAINNFSDDFASGAGNWTVNSGTWAVSGGTYNQTNAAADPGSSTLNNLVLGNGVIEADVKINAGTSGNWTGLSFAKTLPTDAYFDSGYLVLLESSGNVSLYKGGTENKVVVKPVTTGTNPTTGFVHLKVMKHGGNIQVFVGNVASPQIDWNDPNTVFGSGYVSLTNVKSSVSFDNIAWTTQKVPGGSTNLGASNIPNLARFKTVSSNDSLVIADWDVSRLTDGIETPVFGSAGYTTSPYSAANISASPVWVDIDLGSDQTVDKVKLFPRLFTEAVGGGSPNFPVDFTIQTAPDGGSYGTVATIANQGNPVGFPKEYNFTPVTARHVRILVTKLGTPTVDDPGSYRLQLSEIEIYHYQLS